GATTTGTTTCGGCCCACCCAAAGATCACCATTATCCGCCACAGCAAAGCAACTCAATTCGCTGACGTATTCGGCCACATTGCGCCATAGCATCTCAGTGGGGACCCAACGGCTCACATATCCGTAAGTTAGTGCATAAAGCGTCCCGTTTTTCGATGCCAATCCTCGCACTTCCGGATAGCTCAAATTGGTGCTCATCGATACCCATTGCTGCGATCGCAGGACGGCGACTCCACCATTGGTGGCTGCATAAATTGAATCATTGTGGCTGATGATCGCATTCGCCTGGTTGTGGGGCAATCCATCAAGAGTGGTGTAGTTTTGCCAGCTCTCAGGTGCCATTAAATTGGCGCGATCGAAGCTGGAGCGCGCGATGCCCAGCGCTGTGCCAGCCCAAATCTCTCGATTCACGATCGTGACGTAGGTGACAGCAGTTTCGCTGGGAAATTTCCACCCCAACCGTTTATAGGTCTCCTTCACCTCCTGCCGATTCATGTCATAGAGACTTAGACCGATATCCAGCGCTACCAGCAGCGAATCCCCAATCAATGCCAGGTCATAAATCCGGCGGCCAATATATTCCTTGATGCTCTTCCACTGTTCGCTGCTGGGCTGATAAAAATTGATTGACCCGTCCGTAAAGCCCACCCAGATTCGGCCCCTTTGATCAATTGCCAATGCTTTCGCATCGATGGATGTTAAGCCATTCGTGTTATTAAAAAGCGTGTAATCGCCAGTGGCGATATCATATCGAAATACCCCCCCATTGGTGGCACACCAGATCGCATCCCCAACCAGGAGCAAATCGCGGACATCGGTCTGACTGGTAAACGTGGTCCAATCGCCTACTCCAGCATGAACCATCCCATGTGTTGCCAGTAGCGCGATTAGGGCGATCCAATTTATTTTGAATTTCATGAGATGTTGATCCATATTACAGGTTCTCAAACAGATTGGCCATTTCCATGGCGGACATTGCGGCATCCCAACCCTTGTTTCCCGCCTTAGTGCCAGCCCGCTCAATAGCTTGTTCCAGAGTATCAGCAGTGATCACTCCGTAAATCGTGGGCACACCGGTTTGGAGGTTGACCTGCGCAATACCTTTGGTCACCTCTGCAGCGATATATTCAAAATGGGGCGTCGCGCCCCGAATCACGGCTCCGAGACATACGACCGCATCGTATTTGTTGCTGCTCGCCATGCGCAGCGCAGTCAAAGGGATTTCAAACGAACCAGGCACCCAGGCAATGTCCACCTGATCCATATCCACTTCATGGCGCTGGAGACAATCCAGTGCTCCCTCTAGCAATTTAGATGAAATGAACTCGTTGAAACGGCTGACCACGATCCCAAACCTTTTCCCTTTTCCGACAAATTTTCCCTGCAAAATCTTTGGCATGATCTGCCTCCTGATGAATAAGGTTTATTTCTCCACCACTGGCCCGTTCAAAATTAAGTGACCCAATTTATCCCGCTTGGTTTGCAAATAGCGCGCATTGACTTCATTTGGCTTGATTTCGATGGGGATCCGTTCCACCACCTCCAGACCGTAACCTTTCAGACCGACGATTTTTTTGGGATTATTGGTCAAAAGCCTGATCCGTTTGATCCCAAGATCTGCTAAAATTTGGGCACCAATCCCATAATCTCTCAAGTCCGCTTTAAAACCTAACTCCTCGTTGGCTTCCACTGTATCCCTGCCGTTATCCTGCAACTGATAGGCCATCACTTTATTGGCCAGACCAATCCCTCGTCCTTCTTGGCGCATGTAAAGCAGGACACCACGGCCTTCCTGTTCGATGATCCTCATCGCCTTTTCCAATTGCTCTCCACAATCGCAGCGCAGTGAGCCGAAAATATCGCCAGTAAGGCATTGCGAATGAACTCGCACGATCACTGGTTCATCAGTCGCCACATCGCCTTTGACTAACGCCAGATGATGGTGCTCATCCACTGAACTTTTATATAAATGGAGGATGAAATTGCCGTATTTGGTGGGCAGCTTGGCTGTGGCCTTGCGCTCGACCAGTTTTTCGGTGCGACGCCGATATTCGATCAGATCGCGAATCGTGATGATTTTCAAATCATGTTTTCGAGCAAGCTTCATCAGCTTGGGCACCCGAGCCATCGAGCCATCGTCATCCATGATCTCGCACAACACGCCAGCCGGATACAGGCCAGCCAGTCGCGCCAGATCAACCACCGCTTCCGTATGTCCGGCACGGCTGAGTACGCCCCCTTTCTCGGCCTTAATGGGAAAAACATGCCCAGGCCGTGCCAGATCGCTCGGTTTGGTGTAAGGATCAATCAGCACTTTGATGGTTTGCGCTCGATCGTGCGCGGAAATCCCTGTGGTGGTGTTTTTCACCGCATCGACCGATACCGTAAATTTTGTCCCATGCAGCGCCGTAATGCGCGACACCATCGGATGCAACTCCAGCTCCTCCAATCGCTCCTCGGTCATCGCCACACAGATCAGCCCCCGTCCATAAGTCGCCATAAAATTGATCTTCTCCGGGGTCACTTTGGTCGCCGCCATGATAAAATCGCCTTCATTCTCGCGATCTTCATCGTCCACTACGATGAGGATCTTCCCCTCACGAAAATCCTCAATGGCATCCTCTATCAGATTGAATTTATACATAAAAAAATTGATCTCAATTTTAAATTTTAACCGCCTGGCTAAAAACCTTGTTGTTTTAACCATTCCATGGTGATATTTGTTTCGCCAGGTCGCCAGATCAACTGCTCAATATATTTTGCCAAGCAATCGACCTCGATATTCACTTGGTCACCACTTTTTTTAAATTGTAATATCGTTTGATTCCATGTATGGGGGATGACAGCAATCGAAATGAGCGCCCCACTCTTTTTGGCGATGGTTAAGCTCACCCCATCAATCGCAATAGAGCCTTTCTCAATGGTGTATCGCTCCAGTTCTGAAGGGATCGAAATGGTTAATTCTCCACCTCCTGGGGAAAAGCGAAGCCTCTGAATGGTGCCGAGGCCATCGACGTGGCCTTGCACCAGATGTCCACCTAAGCGATCCTGCAATCGCAACGCTCGCTCTAAGTTTACACGATCATGGCGCTGCAATTGCGCTAAGGTCGATCGAGCTAATGTTTCGGCTACAACATCAGCTTCAAAATAGCTGTCCCCAACTGCAACAACCGTCAGACATACCCCGTTGACCGCAATACTCTGGTCCACGGCCAGATCGCTCAGCACTCGTTCCGCACGAATCTGAAACCGCATTGCCCCAGATTGCATCACGTTGGACTCTACCAGCCCAATTTCTTCGATGATCCCGGTAAACATTGATATTCTTTTAAACCTCAGAACCCAATTTGTCCAAAGTTGATCATCATTGTGGATTAGGATAAAGCAGATCGGCTGTCACCACATAATCTGGCCCGACAGCTTTGAGTCGGATATTGGTCAGTTCAATACAGCGATCCACCCTCTCAATTCCCAGATCACCAATCGCCTCGATACCAGCTCCGATAATCTTGGGAGCTATCGCGATGATGATTCGATCGACCATGCCGGCTTTCAGAAACGCTGTGTTGACTTGTGAGCCACCTTCGATCAATGCAGAGCTGATATGGGCGCTTGCCATTTTTTTCAGCAATTCTGGAATCGAAACCCGATTGCTTTGATTCGGCGAAATTGTCCAGACCTGAGCCCCAGTGGCTTCGACAGCCTTTTTGCGCATCTCATCCTGTGAGGTGGTTGCGACTATTGTCCTTGCTGCCAATTCGCCCGTCAGCAATCGGCTGCTTAACGGGATCCGGAGTTGATCGTCTAAAACGATCCGCCACGGATTCGTTCCTTTCACAAAACGAACCGTCAATTGAGGGTCGTCAGCCAGCACGGTTCCGATGCCAACAATCACGGCATCGTGCTCGGCGCGCAAGCGATGGGCCAGCACCCGCGCTGGATAAGAGGTGATCCACTGCGAATGACCCGTCGCCGTGGCGATGCGACCATCTAACGATTGAGCGATCTTCATCGTGACATACGGGAGCCCAGCCACAATATATTTAATAAAGCACCGATTCAACTCGCGGCACGCTTCCTCCTCCACCCCACTGGTCACTTCGATTCCATGCTGCCTTAAAATTTCAATGCCCCGCTGATTCACGAGCGGATTGGGATCGATCATCCCTACCACCACGCGCTTGATGCCGGCCCGAATAATGGCATCGGTACAAGGAGGCGTCTTGCCATAATGACAACACGGCTCCAGATTGACATAGAGCGTTGCCCCGGCTGCCGCTTCACCAGCAGCCTGGAGCGCCTCCACCTCCGCATGGGGCCCGCCAAAATATCGATGATATCCCTCGCCCACAATCGCATCGTTATTCACGATCACACAGCCCACCATGGGATTGGGGCTCACGTGTCCCATCCCGCGTCGTGCAAGCCGAATCGCTCGCTTGAGATAGTCACCTTCATTTAATATTTTTTTATGTTCGATAACCGGCGAATCCTCCCGATCAATCCCAATTACTTTCAATCCCAAAAGTTTGATCGTCTGTTAAATGTACTACCGAAAAGATTATCTCCCAAATTCCGAGTTGAACTTGTGGCAATGGACCCAATTCACTTGGTCTATCAACTAACCAGCCATTTCAACGGCCAACAATATAACGATTATCGCATCGCAAAGCAAGAATTTTTTCTCGAAGCTAGTCTTTTGCCACAAATACCGGCGTCATAGTTTCGCTCACAGGCCCTAAAAAAGAATCAATAGAGAGATAATTCGCCCAGACTATGGTTCTGTCGGGGCATCGAGCGAAATGAGCTCATAATCCATCGAGCCTAGCCCGATCTCCTGACCGTGCTGCAATTGTACGGTAGGATCGATATGAGGATAAGAGAGGGCGGCCAAGCTTTTGCCAGCATATTGGGCGATCAGATCCAGGCTGGCTTTGTCGATCGCTACAGGGTCTCGACTCGCCAACACTCCGATATCTCGCACTATTGAAGGCTGCTTTCCAGTGAGACAATCACAATCTTTGGTGATATTGATCAAAAAGTTCAAATAGGCCACTTTATCCTTTTTATGAATCACTGCCCCCAGGGCGTGTTCGGCCATCTTTCGCTGCAAGCTTTCACTGGATGTCTTCCAATTATATTTTACGGCGTCGAAACGACAGACAGTAAGGCATTCACCGCAGCCGATGCAAATTTTTTCATTGATAACGGCCACATTCCCGTTCATCGTGATGGCCGTTTCAGGACACCAAAGGATACACTCGCCACACCCCGTGCAGCGCGTAATCTCGATGCGCGGTTTCATTGAGGAATGTTGCCGCAGCTTACCCTTGCGGCTGGCTAACCCCATGCCCAAATTTTTGATCGCCGCACCCAATCCCGAAGCCATATGCCCTGTCACATGGCTAATGACCAACATCGCATTGGCCATCAACGCCTCGGCGGCAATGGCAACTTTGCTGAACAATTTTCCAGGGATCTTGACCTCAATCTCGCTATTACCGCGCAACCCATCGGCGATGATAATTGGAACACCCAATTGCCGCATGCCAAAGCCATGTTGTTCGGCCAAGCGCACATGGCTCACCGCATTTGCGCGTTGACTCCGATACAACACGCACGTCTCGGTCAAAAATGGCTCCGCCTGGCTTTGCCGGATCGCCGCAATTAATGGCGGCAAATATTCAGCTGCCACATGGGTGCTATTGCCCTCTTCTCCGAAATGAATTTTTATCGCCACCATGTCCCTTGCTGAAAAACAGCTTCTCAATTGTGCCGCCTCGTACAATTGCATCAATTTTCGATGCATCAAATCCACCGGATCTTTTGCCGTGGCCGGCATGAAATATACTTTTGCACTCACGCGTCACACCTTTGCATATCAAACTGTCATTTCTTTAATCCATGAAACCTGTCAGCTCTGCAGGAACAATCTGGACAAGCAGTAACAGCTTTTGAACGATTGATAGAGCGAACTTTTGTCAAATTCGATTAATAGGCTGGCGGTTACCAATTGCCACGATCAGGAATGTTATTCATCTCATCAACGATCACACGAGCTGGTTGGCCTGGTCTTTTGAGCACGATTCGGCTCCGCAAATAGCGATCGAATTTGTACTCGATGATCGCTTCGGTTGATTCATCATAGCGACGATGCTCTCCAGCGTGTTCAGCGTTAAAATAATCGTACCAATCGTCAATTGGCACGATCCAATATTTGAACCCATGGCGTTTGAGCTGAGAGGCAAATTGTTGTGCTTCGATTTTCGTCGAAAAGCCGCCTAACCGTATTCGATATCCTGACTTTTTCTCATCCTGAAAATACTTTATTCGGGCAAAATAGCCCAATTTCGCCAATCGCGCTGCGATCTTCTCCGCAGCGGGCCGATCTGGTTCAAAACCGACTTGTAGCTCATATTGGGGCAATGCCAATGAGATCGAATGACACCATGACGGCATTGGCCAATCGTTCAATTTCTGATCCAATGAGCGATCAAGGCTGCGCAGCATTAGCCCCTGATCTGTTATGCACAAGTAGCGATCCTCATCCAACCATGCCAGTGCATAATAGCGGCTGCTATCAATGGCAGAAAACTTCCCAGAACTCATTGCATAATGGAACGTCAGATTTCCGGTTGAAGAAAGCACGGAAAGGATTGCGTCGCTTTGCCGGGGATTGGTGCTGAGCAATCGCGGTCGTACATTCTTAAGCAAAACCGTGGCCGCTTGGGCACGCAGACCCGAGGGTTGCAGGACGAGATCATATCCTCCTGGCTCGGCGCGACTGACAAATTGAAGTGTCGCTTTTTTTAATTTCATTGCTCTGGGTTCGCTGGTTGACATGGCCGCCTCTCTCAAATTAAAAGTGCTACTGCGGATCCTTTCTTTCGCGATCGGCTCGACCCAAGACGATCCAGCCGCGGCAATTTGTCCGGTCGGTAACGAAAAATAATGTCGCATCGTCTGCCCAGTTCCTGGCTCGAAACGATCGATGTAAATCCCATTATCTTTCTTGAGAAATCCGAATTCCTGAAAATACCATTTCGATGTTGGATCGCGAAAGTAGATCTGGACAGGGGGAGAAAGAGGCTTCAACGACATGAGGTACAGGCCAAAACTGCTGGAGAAGATCAATTGTTTTTTATCTTGCGCTACGACCAACTGCTCTGGTTGCGGATTAAGACAGACCAAACGATCTAATGCCAAATCCTTGACCAGAATGTGGATTTTGAACCGCTCTGGCTGAGACTCATCCAATAAAATGCATCGAAACGCCAATTGTTTTCCATCTGGCGACCATGTCAGTTGATCATAATAAGTAAACTGAACAAATTCATCCTGAGCCCATGCCCCAGCCCAGATGACAATAGCTAACAACCACCATCGCACCTGCTTAATGATGTTTTTTGCCATAACGCCCTCGCGCACAAAGGTTGTTAAGAAATATTCAACAGAATTATAACAATTTCGGATGGAAATGTCAACTGATTTTTTAGGGAGCAGTGTCTGTCGCAGAGATAATTTATGATATTAGATGGAAAAAGGAGCTAACCAAAATCAGCTTCTCGGTCGGGATTGTTGGTGAATGATCGAAACAATCATCGCATTTTACTAGCTCGCCTTTTTGTATATGAGGCGGAATCACAAAATCGAATGTCTTTTGCGCTATCCATCACATGAAATTTATTTCTTTCCCTCGTTTTTGTCATGGGCGCTATTCATAGGCGAAATGTCCAATTGAGGTTCGCGCTCCAATATTCCATATCCATTCGCACTAACATGAAATTCAAATGCTGGGAAAATAAGAATCGAAATCCAGCGTTTATTTTTTGAGAATCATATTCAACCAAATAAATCAGCCAATTTTTCCAACTGATTTCCAGCCCCCCAAAGAGACCGACGATAGTATGTCCCACTGGTAGATCGCGATCTTGCTTTGGCACGCCGAGGTGGCGATTGATTAGATCAGAGCCGTAACCGATATGCAACCGCCAGCAGCTTTGAGGCTGGTTGACAATGGTTTTGCTGATAACCATATAGCTGGTATTAAGCAAAATAAAGCTATAAATGTCCCGTACGCCGATGGCAATTGCTGGAAGCTGGCCATGCTCTTTGAGCACAAGATATTGCAAGCTGATCACGCCATCTTTGTAGGTATTGGTACCATCATAGCTTTGTTGACCAGGCACGAATGTCACGCCAGCGCTAAATTCCAATCTGGGGAGATAGCCGAGGACGATGAAAAAAGGATAATTATGAAAAAGATGGGTGGCGAGGTACGCTGCATGACGATCGACATAACCGAAGCCGATTGCCACCTGTTGATCCTCAATCACCTCCGCTGTGGGGATTTGGATCAGACCGCTGGTCCCAGAAAGCGAAATACCAGAGCGGCTGGGCATTGGAAACGCCAAGATTAGCATGAACCATCCCATCACTCGTGGAACCGAGCTAATTAGCTGTGAAAATCGAATAGCGGATGCAATCACTGCTATCAACTCCCTCGCTTCGGAATATATTCGTGGCGAAAAACAGCTTCATCCAGTTTAACATAGCGCCGCGCTATTTTTAAATAGTGACTATTAGCCCGGATAAAGCTGAGGGTCAATTGATCGGCCACGCGTTCAAAACTTTCTCCAGTGTTCAGGATCAGACCGTCATAACATGGCAGATAGCGATAGTCCCAAATGATGGATCGAGGTGAGGTCAATCGGAATCGACTTGGCATCGCCTGCCGGATCATTGGGAATGGGATTCGGACGGTCATGCCAGTGAGAAATTCAAGCGATTGGCTCCAGACGCCCATAAATTCCAGCTCCAACTCTCGAAAACGGCGCATGATATCGATGCGCCAGCCACTATCACCCAAAAGGTATCTGCCCCAACTCACCCGAAAGTGCACATCGACTGGCTCAAAGCGATAGTCGGTCTGGAAAAGATAGGAATAGCGATTGTTGATCGGGCGAGAAATTGACAACCATTGTCCGATTGAATGCGCATCCACCCAGTCTATTCTGGCAGAAAAGCTGACTCGATCGCGCCACAGAAAATGTCTGAGCTGGGAGGAGATGCCGTAGCAGCCGAATTCGAACCGGCCAGCGCTCAGCGATAGAAATGACTGATAGGGCAATCGGATCAATTGTTGAATTTGTAAAAAGCCCGTCTGATTTTTATGCCCGAAACGT
This candidate division KSB1 bacterium DNA region includes the following protein-coding sequences:
- the ribE gene encoding 6,7-dimethyl-8-ribityllumazine synthase; the encoded protein is MPKILQGKFVGKGKRFGIVVSRFNEFISSKLLEGALDCLQRHEVDMDQVDIAWVPGSFEIPLTALRMASSNKYDAVVCLGAVIRGATPHFEYIAAEVTKGIAQVNLQTGVPTIYGVITADTLEQAIERAGTKAGNKGWDAAMSAMEMANLFENL
- a CDS encoding bifunctional 3,4-dihydroxy-2-butanone-4-phosphate synthase/GTP cyclohydrolase II, encoding MYKFNLIEDAIEDFREGKILIVVDDEDRENEGDFIMAATKVTPEKINFMATYGRGLICVAMTEERLEELELHPMVSRITALHGTKFTVSVDAVKNTTTGISAHDRAQTIKVLIDPYTKPSDLARPGHVFPIKAEKGGVLSRAGHTEAVVDLARLAGLYPAGVLCEIMDDDGSMARVPKLMKLARKHDLKIITIRDLIEYRRRTEKLVERKATAKLPTKYGNFILHLYKSSVDEHHHLALVKGDVATDEPVIVRVHSQCLTGDIFGSLRCDCGEQLEKAMRIIEQEGRGVLLYMRQEGRGIGLANKVMAYQLQDNGRDTVEANEELGFKADLRDYGIGAQILADLGIKRIRLLTNNPKKIVGLKGYGLEVVERIPIEIKPNEVNARYLQTKRDKLGHLILNGPVVEK
- a CDS encoding riboflavin synthase, whose amino-acid sequence is MFTGIIEEIGLVESNVMQSGAMRFQIRAERVLSDLAVDQSIAVNGVCLTVVAVGDSYFEADVVAETLARSTLAQLQRHDRVNLERALRLQDRLGGHLVQGHVDGLGTIQRLRFSPGGGELTISIPSELERYTIEKGSIAIDGVSLTIAKKSGALISIAVIPHTWNQTILQFKKSGDQVNIEVDCLAKYIEQLIWRPGETNITMEWLKQQGF
- the ribD gene encoding bifunctional diaminohydroxyphosphoribosylaminopyrimidine deaminase/5-amino-6-(5-phosphoribosylamino)uracil reductase RibD, translating into MGLKVIGIDREDSPVIEHKKILNEGDYLKRAIRLARRGMGHVSPNPMVGCVIVNNDAIVGEGYHRYFGGPHAEVEALQAAGEAAAGATLYVNLEPCCHYGKTPPCTDAIIRAGIKRVVVGMIDPNPLVNQRGIEILRQHGIEVTSGVEEEACRELNRCFIKYIVAGLPYVTMKIAQSLDGRIATATGHSQWITSYPARVLAHRLRAEHDAVIVGIGTVLADDPQLTVRFVKGTNPWRIVLDDQLRIPLSSRLLTGELAARTIVATTSQDEMRKKAVEATGAQVWTISPNQSNRVSIPELLKKMASAHISSALIEGGSQVNTAFLKAGMVDRIIIAIAPKIIGAGIEAIGDLGIERVDRCIELTNIRLKAVGPDYVVTADLLYPNPQ
- a CDS encoding DUF362 domain-containing protein → MSAKVYFMPATAKDPVDLMHRKLMQLYEAAQLRSCFSARDMVAIKIHFGEEGNSTHVAAEYLPPLIAAIRQSQAEPFLTETCVLYRSQRANAVSHVRLAEQHGFGMRQLGVPIIIADGLRGNSEIEVKIPGKLFSKVAIAAEALMANAMLVISHVTGHMASGLGAAIKNLGMGLASRKGKLRQHSSMKPRIEITRCTGCGECILWCPETAITMNGNVAVINEKICIGCGECLTVCRFDAVKYNWKTSSESLQRKMAEHALGAVIHKKDKVAYLNFLINITKDCDCLTGKQPSIVRDIGVLASRDPVAIDKASLDLIAQYAGKSLAALSYPHIDPTVQLQHGQEIGLGSMDYELISLDAPTEP
- a CDS encoding SPOR domain-containing protein, with protein sequence MAKNIIKQVRWWLLAIVIWAGAWAQDEFVQFTYYDQLTWSPDGKQLAFRCILLDESQPERFKIHILVKDLALDRLVCLNPQPEQLVVAQDKKQLIFSSSFGLYLMSLKPLSPPVQIYFRDPTSKWYFQEFGFLKKDNGIYIDRFEPGTGQTMRHYFSLPTGQIAAAGSSWVEPIAKERIRSSTFNLREAAMSTSEPRAMKLKKATLQFVSRAEPGGYDLVLQPSGLRAQAATVLLKNVRPRLLSTNPRQSDAILSVLSSTGNLTFHYAMSSGKFSAIDSSRYYALAWLDEDRYLCITDQGLMLRSLDRSLDQKLNDWPMPSWCHSISLALPQYELQVGFEPDRPAAEKIAARLAKLGYFARIKYFQDEKKSGYRIRLGGFSTKIEAQQFASQLKRHGFKYWIVPIDDWYDYFNAEHAGEHRRYDESTEAIIEYKFDRYLRSRIVLKRPGQPARVIVDEMNNIPDRGNW
- a CDS encoding YjbH domain-containing protein — its product is MLILAFPMPSRSGISLSGTSGLIQIPTAEVIEDQQVAIGFGYVDRHAAYLATHLFHNYPFFIVLGYLPRLEFSAGVTFVPGQQSYDGTNTYKDGVISLQYLVLKEHGQLPAIAIGVRDIYSFILLNTSYMVISKTIVNQPQSCWRLHIGYGSDLINRHLGVPKQDRDLPVGHTIVGLFGGLEISWKNWLIYLVEYDSQKINAGFRFLFSQHLNFMLVRMDMEYWSANLNWTFRL
- a CDS encoding YjbH domain-containing protein, whose product is MMSRLLMFMWGSLFLFFVSGRASQPNRMDLNTAVVTCQNDLIAAGLENIEIQVASGPTIWISYENRRFRNEVLALGVVLVSSAHRFSSCHRIVLIPKYRNVTIKYIIVEREGFEQWLQDQISLTEFLAGVSIGWYPLSPAPYPGYIAPERQSSAFKFDLSFIPGCNAQFAQPKDPAQLQFNVTSNISFTVAKGFQMNGQLYATIYDEFQRFGHKNQTGFLQIQQLIRLPYQSFLSLSAGRFEFGCYGISSQLRHFLWRDRVSFSARIDWVDAHSIGQWLSISRPINNRYSYLFQTDYRFEPVDVHFRVSWGRYLLGDSGWRIDIMRRFRELELEFMGVWSQSLEFLTGMTVRIPFPMIRQAMPSRFRLTSPRSIIWDYRYLPCYDGLILNTGESFERVADQLTLSFIRANSHYLKIARRYVKLDEAVFRHEYIPKRGS